The DNA window ATACCTAAAGTAGTAAGATATCGATCGTTAATAATCTGCCGATGATGAATTTCGTGACCAGCAATAATATAGGCAATTGCTCGTGCTGAAGTTTCACTCTGATTCGCATGACCGACTCTAGTCAGGGAATCAGGTGACATGGTTTTCACTAAAGAGATTGTAGCGTTGCGGGTCATTTGAAAGTATTCAAGCAGTTCTTGAACCGTGAACTCATCAAAATTAGCTGCTAAAACATAATCATTCTCATTAAAGCCTGCTAAAGGAGTAGTGTCACCACGGCCAATCCGAAGGAGACGATAACTCATGATTCTTTCCGTATCAGCA is part of the Cytobacillus luteolus genome and encodes:
- a CDS encoding DinB family protein, with translation MNRPQQGEYNPYFEGYLNLVPDGDILEVLQKEKEKTISLVRDLSDEDARFRYGPHKWSIKEVIGHIADTERIMSYRLLRIGRGDTTPLAGFNENDYVLAANFDEFTVQELLEYFQMTRNATISLVKTMSPDSLTRVGHANQSETSARAIAYIIAGHEIHHRQIINDRYLTTLGI